Proteins from one Sabethes cyaneus chromosome 2, idSabCyanKW18_F2, whole genome shotgun sequence genomic window:
- the LOC128734143 gene encoding signal recognition particle receptor subunit beta: MEKINRKSSARASIQLDEMDYTPILLACIVVLVTLALLFVWKKKRSARTDVLLMGLCDSGKTVLFTSLLLDEKKETFTSIKENLGYLQTSRGELRLVDVPGHERLRGKFFDQYKNLAKAIVFFVDSVTVQKDVRDVADFLYTILADKAIANLPVVILCNKQDEALAKGDAVIKSLLEKEINLVRQTRTSELQSVDKHSTDAVFLGRSDRDFDFSQLSQEVKFIPCSTQKDELDDLTAFLDTL; the protein is encoded by the exons ATGGAGAAGATAAACCGTAAATCTTCCGCTAGAGCATCCATCCAGCTGGACGAAATGGACTACACCCCGATATTGTTGGCATGTATTGTGGTCCTGGTTACACTAG CACTGTTGTTTGTTTGGAAAAAGAAACGTTCCGCCCGTACGGATGTGCTGCTGATGGGATTGTGTGATTCGGGAAAAACGGTTCTATTTACGAGTTTACTGTTGGACGAAAAGAAAGAAACCTTTACTTCGATCAAGGAAAATCTAGGCTACCTGCAGACGTCCCGCGGTGAGCTGCGTCTGGTGGATGTTCCTGGGCACGAACGGCTGCGGGGAAAATTCTTCGATCAGTATAAAAATTTGGCCAAAGCGATCGTGTTCTTTGTCGATAGTGTTACAGTGCAGAAGGATGTACGGGATGTTGCCGA TTTTCTGTACACCATCTTGGCCGACAAAGCTATAGCTAATTTGCCAGTGGTTATTTTGTGCAACAAGCAAGATGAAGCATTGGCCAAGGGAGATGCAGTGATTAAAAGCTTGTTGGAGAAGGAAAT TAATTTGGTGCGTCAAACTCGGACTAGCGAGCTGCAATCGGTAGATAAGCACAGCACTGATGCCGTCTTTCTCGGGCGGTCGGATCGAGATTTTGATTTCAGCCAGCTTTCACAAGAAGTGAAGTTTATTCCTTGTTCAACGCAGAAAGATGAGTTGGATGATTTGACTGCATTTTTGGATACCTTATAA
- the LOC128734142 gene encoding vacuolar fusion protein CCZ1 homolog gives MSIPVMKASLSLRSFFIFNSQFGPKEGEEEKKILFYHPQETDIDSKVKDVGLCEAIIKFSSTFTNDESVHALHTQKTCQLYHQPEPGYWMVMILNVPFERKTRETGDYNEYHGDDIHDTIFQAVLKQSYRMFRLFNGTFEENLRPAEDLVAVANLIGQLEQFFTKYIQHLKLRECDVLDALGTVQYLPLNQLLFLRVQNFINMIEATFEPIRQCIFLYDDHIIWSGISPEDLYTIYQYLNGPFYQEATGLQRSRRIYIKEAGQEKVFNFMVCRKVQNITLCLFLDEVENEQALYHELNAVINPQLTSICSDITQHLSQSTAENGFNKDADAAGSPKFIYFNELNLHHRSSIRLGVQKKNKNGSSTIPDDVQNLIVDLLDGSRRSDEKDIGEETIVKTHDDYWIVQRSCNSRHIFVVLNKSSTLIEVSEETKKIVDQNMKGVFF, from the exons ATGTCAATCCCAGTTATGAAGGCCAGCCTTTCATTGCgaagttttttcatttttaattcaCAGTTTGGTCCCAAAGAGGGAGAG GAAGAAAAAAAGATTCTGTTTTATCATCCACAAGAAACAGACATTGATTCCAAGGTGAAAGATGTGGGACTCTGTGAAGCAATCATCAAATTTAGCAG CACATTCACCAACGACGAAAGTGTCCACGCGTTGCACACCCAAAAAACCTGCCAGTTATATCATCAGCCAGAACCGGGCTACTGGATGGTAATGATACTGAACGTCCCTTTTGAGCGAAAAACCCGTGAAACAGGAGATTACAACGAGTATCATGGTGACGATATTCACGACACGATTTTTCAAGCCGTACTGAAGCAATCCTACCGAATGTTTCGGCTCTTCAATGGAACTTTTGAGGAAAATCTACGACCAGCGGAGGACTTGGTTGCGGTCGCCAATCTGATTGGACAACTGGAACAATTCTTCACCAAGTACATTCAGCATTTAAAACTGAGGGAATGTGACGTTTTAGACGCACTTGGTACCGTGCAGTATCTTCCTCTGAACCAATTGCTATTTCTAAGGGTTCAGAATTTCATCAACATGATCGAAGCCACATTCGAACCGATTCGGCAATGCATATTCCTCTACGATGACCACATTATATGGAGCGGGATAAGCCCGGAAGATTTGTATACAATTTATCAGTACTTGAACGGACCGTTTTACCAAGAAGCAACGGGCCTGCAACGTTCAAGGAGAATTTACATCAAAGAAGCAGGCCAAGAAAAGGTTTTCAACTTCATGGTTTGTCGAAAGGTGCAGAATATTACGCTTTGCTTGTTCCTGGACGAAGTCGAAAACGAGCAGGCTTTGTATCACGAATTGAATGCAGTGATAAATCCTCAGCTTACCAGCATTTGCTCGGATATAACACAGCATCTATCGCAGTCCACCGCTGAAAATGGTTTCAATAAAGATGCGGATGCTGCCGGCAGTCCTAAGTTCATATATTTTAACGAACTTAACTTACACCATCGAAGTTCGATTCGGTTGGGTGTTCAGAAGAAGAACAAAAACGGCAGCAGCACCATTCCAGATGATGTTCAGAACCTAATCGTCGACTTGCTCGATGGCTCAAGGCGATCTGATGAGAAAGACATTGGGGAGGAAACCATCGTTAAAACACACGACGACTATTGGATTGTGCAACGTAGCTGCAATTCGAGACATATATTTGTAGTGCTGAACAAAAGCTCGACGTTGATCGAAGTTAGCGAAGAAACGAAAAAGATTGTGGATCAAAATATGAAGGGCGTGTTCTTTTGA